In the genome of Patescibacteria group bacterium, one region contains:
- a CDS encoding type II toxin-antitoxin system HicA family toxin, with protein sequence MTTIPTFSFKVVLSTFEKMGYYVVRQKGSHVRLHHSHRKPITIPHHREIGRGLLAKLLRDSELTLDEFIKNT encoded by the coding sequence GTGACAACTATTCCCACTTTTTCATTTAAAGTTGTCTTATCTACATTTGAAAAGATGGGATACTATGTCGTAAGGCAAAAGGGTAGCCATGTACGGCTTCATCATTCCCATCGAAAACCTATAACCATTCCTCATCATCGAGAAATTGGTAGAGGTTTACTTGCAAAACTTCTTCGTGACTCAGAACTCACTCTTGATGAATTTATCAAAAATACATAG
- a CDS encoding type II toxin-antitoxin system HicB family antitoxin, with amino-acid sequence MKKIRAQLRGKQFHVIVERDNDGYYTVECPLFQGCYTQGKTLDQALKNIREVIELCLEEKNNQKVLSNHKSSEFSVHTISL; translated from the coding sequence ATGAAAAAAATACGAGCACAACTCCGAGGTAAACAATTTCATGTCATTGTTGAGCGGGATAATGACGGGTATTACACGGTAGAATGTCCTCTATTTCAAGGTTGTTATACTCAAGGAAAAACACTTGATCAGGCATTAAAAAACATCCGAGAAGTTATTGAACTCTGCCTTGAAGAAAAGAATAATCAAAAAGTCCTCTCCAACCACAAATCATCTGAATTTAGCGTTCATACCATTTCCTTATAA